The following coding sequences are from one Achromobacter sp. B7 window:
- the cysG gene encoding siroheme synthase CysG produces MKLFPIFADLKGRRVLVVGGGAVAERKTLALLEAFAQVVVGAPELTQALTELVAQRRVEHLPGRFDAAWLEDVWLVVAATDDRATNAAVSEAAGARRIFTNVVDDPELSSFQVPSIVDRSPVIVAISSSGVAPVLARRVRERIESLFDHTLGQLAALAATYRKRIRASHPDLGARRRFYDWLLDGPVAGLLRQQQPAQAEAALSQALDKPLAPAEGSVVLVGAGPGDPGLLTLKALRALNEADVILYDRLVSNDVMSLARRDADRICVGKLPGENHHATQARIHALLVEHAQAGKRVVRLKGGDAFIFGRGGEELEHLRAHGVRFEVVPGITAALACAAYAGIPLTHREHAQSVRLITAHCREDEDNLDWPALAREKQTLAFYMGVGQLELLTRRLLGHGRAADTPFALIENGSRPEQRVLSGTLQALPELAAEHGIRSPALLIVGEVAGLAPKLRWFGQHIDAEAVRAPGA; encoded by the coding sequence ATGAAGCTTTTCCCGATTTTTGCTGACCTGAAGGGTCGGCGGGTGCTGGTGGTGGGTGGCGGCGCGGTAGCCGAACGCAAAACGCTGGCACTGCTGGAAGCCTTTGCCCAAGTGGTGGTGGGCGCGCCGGAACTGACGCAGGCATTGACCGAACTGGTGGCCCAGCGCCGCGTTGAACATTTGCCAGGCCGCTTTGACGCCGCCTGGCTGGAGGACGTCTGGCTGGTAGTGGCCGCCACCGACGACCGCGCCACCAACGCCGCCGTGTCCGAGGCGGCCGGCGCGCGCCGGATCTTTACGAATGTGGTGGACGACCCGGAGCTGTCCTCGTTCCAGGTGCCGTCCATCGTTGACCGCTCGCCCGTCATCGTCGCCATTTCGTCGTCGGGCGTCGCGCCTGTGCTGGCGCGCCGCGTGCGCGAGCGCATTGAATCCCTGTTTGACCACACGCTGGGCCAGCTGGCCGCGTTGGCCGCAACCTATCGCAAGCGTATCCGCGCCAGCCATCCCGACCTGGGCGCGCGCCGCCGCTTCTATGACTGGCTGCTGGACGGCCCCGTGGCCGGCCTGCTGCGACAGCAACAACCGGCCCAGGCCGAAGCCGCGCTAAGCCAGGCGCTGGACAAACCGCTTGCGCCCGCTGAAGGCAGCGTCGTGCTGGTGGGCGCCGGCCCCGGCGACCCCGGGCTGCTGACATTGAAAGCGCTGCGCGCGCTGAACGAAGCCGACGTCATCCTCTACGACCGCTTGGTCAGCAACGACGTCATGTCGCTGGCCCGCCGCGACGCCGACCGCATTTGCGTGGGCAAGCTGCCCGGCGAAAACCATCACGCTACCCAGGCTCGCATTCACGCCCTGCTGGTCGAGCACGCGCAAGCGGGCAAGCGCGTGGTGCGGCTGAAAGGGGGCGACGCCTTTATTTTTGGCCGGGGCGGCGAAGAACTGGAACATCTGCGCGCGCATGGCGTGCGCTTTGAAGTGGTGCCCGGCATTACGGCGGCGCTGGCCTGTGCGGCCTATGCCGGCATTCCGCTGACGCATCGCGAGCACGCGCAATCGGTGCGGCTGATCACGGCGCATTGCCGCGAAGACGAAGACAACCTGGACTGGCCCGCGCTGGCGCGTGAAAAGCAGACCTTGGCTTTCTATATGGGCGTGGGGCAGCTGGAACTCTTGACCCGGCGCCTGCTGGGCCATGGCCGCGCAGCCGACACGCCATTCGCGCTGATCGAAAACGGCAGCCGGCCGGAACAGCGGGTGCTGTCGGGCACGCTGCAAGCGCTGCCCGAACTCGCGGCCGAACATGGCATCCGGTCCCCCGCCCTGTTGATCGTGGGCGAGGTGGCCGGGCTGGCACCAAAGCTGCGGTGGTTCGGCCAACACATCGACGCGGAAGCGGTCCGCGCACCTGGCGCGTGA
- a CDS encoding YqjD family protein — MATRKSEEVAKEKLIDSVKTSLNDAENLLREAAGTTGEKANELRDRAMTSLKRTREALYEAQDAVLERGRKAARATDDYVHDNPWQAIGIAGVTGLLLGLLISRR, encoded by the coding sequence ATGGCCACGAGAAAATCCGAAGAAGTCGCAAAAGAAAAACTGATCGACAGTGTCAAGACCAGCCTGAATGACGCCGAAAACCTGCTGCGCGAAGCGGCCGGCACCACGGGCGAAAAGGCCAACGAATTGCGCGACCGCGCCATGACCTCGCTCAAGCGCACCCGCGAAGCCCTTTATGAAGCGCAAGACGCCGTGCTCGAACGTGGCCGCAAAGCCGCTCGCGCCACCGACGACTACGTGCATGACAACCCCTGGCAAGCCATCGGCATCGCAGGCGTGACCGGCCTGCTGCTCGGCTTGCTGATCAGCCGCCGCTGA
- a CDS encoding phage holin family protein, with product MGLRKSVFGVASSLVGLLRTRLELLALEAADEKARLLKLLGMAFAALLFLTLAVLVFTVTVAVLFWPTEDRYMALGLLAAFYGIVGIALLLVVRHGLVYGAVPFAATLDELSRDAELLERVRDAQDDEPPARRREED from the coding sequence ATGGGTCTACGAAAATCTGTTTTCGGCGTCGCGTCCAGCCTGGTCGGGCTGTTGCGCACCCGCCTGGAGCTGCTTGCGCTGGAAGCCGCCGACGAAAAGGCGCGCCTGCTCAAGCTGCTGGGCATGGCCTTCGCGGCGTTGCTCTTTTTGACGCTTGCGGTGCTGGTGTTCACGGTAACGGTGGCGGTGTTGTTCTGGCCCACCGAAGACCGCTACATGGCCTTGGGCCTGCTGGCGGCGTTCTACGGCATTGTGGGCATTGCGTTGTTGCTGGTCGTGCGCCATGGCCTGGTCTATGGCGCGGTGCCCTTTGCGGCCACCCTTGACGAGCTCAGCCGCGACGCGGAACTGCTTGAACGGGTCCGCGACGCGCAAGACGACGAGCCCCCGGCGCGCCGACGCGAGGAGGACTGA
- the upp gene encoding uracil phosphoribosyltransferase, whose product MPVHEIRHPLIRHKLGIMRRADLSTKSFRELSQEVGALLTYEASKDLPLAPATVEGWCGQVEVEKIAGKKVTVVPILRAGIGMLDGVLSLIPGAKVSVVGVARNEETLEAHTYLERLVGELDQRLALIVDPMLATGGSMVAAIDLLKRAGCKEIRALVLVAAPVGIDAVLSKHPDVHIYTASIDDGLNEHGYIMPGLGDAGDRIFGTTQKTV is encoded by the coding sequence ATGCCCGTGCACGAAATCCGCCACCCGCTGATCCGCCATAAGCTCGGGATCATGCGTCGCGCCGACCTCAGCACCAAGAGCTTTCGAGAGTTGTCGCAGGAAGTGGGCGCGCTGCTGACGTACGAAGCGTCCAAGGACCTGCCGCTGGCGCCCGCCACCGTCGAGGGCTGGTGTGGACAGGTCGAGGTCGAGAAGATCGCCGGCAAGAAGGTCACCGTGGTGCCGATCCTGCGCGCCGGCATCGGCATGCTGGACGGCGTGCTCAGCCTGATTCCCGGCGCCAAGGTCAGCGTGGTGGGCGTGGCCCGCAACGAAGAGACGTTGGAAGCCCATACCTACCTGGAACGCCTGGTCGGCGAGCTGGACCAGCGCCTGGCGCTGATTGTCGACCCGATGCTGGCAACTGGCGGTTCGATGGTCGCCGCTATTGATTTGCTCAAGCGCGCCGGCTGCAAGGAAATCCGCGCCTTGGTGCTGGTGGCCGCGCCCGTGGGCATCGACGCCGTGCTGTCCAAGCACCCCGACGTGCATATCTATACGGCGTCCATCGATGACGGCCTGAACGAACACGGCTACATCATGCCCGGCCTGGGTGACGCGGGCGACCGCATCTTCGGTACGACCCAGAAGACGGTCTGA